In Lycium ferocissimum isolate CSIRO_LF1 unplaced genomic scaffold, AGI_CSIRO_Lferr_CH_V1 ctg15617, whole genome shotgun sequence, a single genomic region encodes these proteins:
- the LOC132042482 gene encoding uncharacterized protein LOC132042482 has product MIDNYKDWYEQLPYKLLGYRTTARTSTGATPYLLAYGTVAVIPAEVEIPSLRIIQEVELDDAEWIRKRYEQLILIDEKRMIAVCRGQLYQQRMAHAFNKHVRTRVFQIGQLVLKRIFPNQEEYKGKFAPNWQGPYMVRKVLSGGAVVLAEMDGQEW; this is encoded by the coding sequence ATGATTGATAACTACAAAGACTGGTATGAACAATTGCCTTATAAATTACTGGGATACCGCACCACTGCCAGGACTTCAACTGGAGCCACCCCGTACCTGTTGGCATATGGCACTGTAGCAGTAATACCAGCCGAAGTAGAGATCCCTTCACTTCGAATAATACAAGAAGTTGAGTTGGACGATGCAGAATGGATCCGCAAGAGATATGAGCAACTGATTCTGATAGATGAAAAGAGGATGATTGCTGTTTGTCGTGGTCAATTGTACCAACAAAGAATGGCGCATGCTTTCAACAAACATGTGAGAACTAGGGTGTTTCAAATCGGGCAATTGGTGCTCAAAAGAATATTCCctaatcaagaagaatacaaaggaaagttcGCACCAAATTGGCAAGGCCCCTATATGGTACGAAAGGTACTATCAGGAGGAGCCGTAGTACTTGCTGAAATGGATGGTCAAGAGTGGTGA